One stretch of Terriglobales bacterium DNA includes these proteins:
- a CDS encoding tetratricopeptide repeat protein → MDNYQAGLKAMQERKFERAKGLLQKVVEGQSRELADRAAVHLSTCNQQLARGSTSFKTSEEHYDYAVALMNQGNYDDARAHLEKILKQNSKADYAIYGLAVLDCLQGRVEDSLRHLDQAIRLNPAHRIHARNDTDFQNLADDPRFTELLYPEPGAEAPPATPSWKR, encoded by the coding sequence GTGGATAACTATCAGGCGGGGTTGAAGGCGATGCAGGAGCGGAAATTCGAGCGGGCAAAGGGGCTCTTGCAGAAGGTGGTGGAGGGCCAGAGCCGGGAGCTGGCGGACCGGGCGGCGGTGCATCTGAGTACCTGCAATCAGCAACTGGCGCGGGGCAGCACCAGCTTCAAGACCTCGGAAGAACACTACGATTACGCGGTCGCCCTGATGAACCAGGGCAACTACGACGACGCCCGCGCCCACCTGGAGAAGATCCTCAAGCAGAACTCGAAGGCCGACTACGCCATCTACGGCCTGGCGGTGCTCGACTGCCTGCAAGGACGGGTGGAGGACTCGCTGCGCCATCTGGACCAGGCGATCCGCCTGAATCCCGCGCATCGCATCCACGCCCGCAACGACACCGATTTCCAGAACCTGGCCGACGATCCCCGCTTCACCGAGCTGCTCTACCCCGAACCCGGCGCCGAGGCCCCTCCTGCCACGCCTTCCTGGAAGCGGTAG
- a CDS encoding gluconeogenesis factor YvcK family protein has protein sequence MAPTQPPARDAAQGFRLVALGGGTGLSTLLKGLKKYVPAPGVVPAQGAYITDLSAIVTVTDDGGSSGRLRKEFNILPPGDIRNCMVAVAEDETLLSKLFQYRFPGGSGSGLEGHSFGNLFLTAMAAVTGDFAEAVKLSAGVLASRGHIYPATTANVQLEALMTDGTRVHGETNITASEGRIAELRLAPADAQPLPEAIAAIERADLITVGPGSLFTSLVTNMLVRAIPEAIARSRAVKVFVCNLMTQANESLGLTASEHIKAIREHAPQMVFDYALVNDAYLSDHLKAKYALEGASQIVGDVEAIEALGVRTVMGDFLEEGPVARHATERVARTLLDLAAGTLGPQASASEAVRSALT, from the coding sequence ATGGCTCCAACTCAGCCACCGGCCCGCGACGCAGCACAGGGCTTTCGTCTGGTCGCTCTGGGCGGCGGCACCGGGCTTTCCACGCTGCTCAAGGGGCTGAAGAAGTACGTGCCCGCGCCGGGCGTGGTGCCAGCGCAAGGCGCGTACATCACCGACCTGAGCGCCATCGTGACGGTGACCGACGACGGCGGCTCCAGCGGCCGGCTGCGCAAGGAGTTCAACATCCTGCCGCCGGGCGACATCCGCAACTGCATGGTGGCGGTGGCGGAAGACGAGACTCTGCTCTCCAAGCTCTTTCAGTACCGCTTCCCTGGCGGCAGCGGCTCGGGGCTGGAGGGCCACAGCTTCGGCAACCTGTTCCTGACCGCCATGGCCGCGGTCACCGGCGACTTCGCGGAAGCGGTCAAGCTCTCGGCGGGCGTGCTGGCCTCGCGCGGCCACATCTACCCGGCGACCACCGCTAATGTACAGCTCGAAGCCCTGATGACCGACGGCACGCGGGTGCACGGCGAGACCAACATCACCGCCAGCGAGGGGCGCATCGCCGAGCTGCGCCTGGCGCCGGCCGATGCGCAGCCGCTACCGGAAGCCATCGCCGCCATCGAGCGCGCCGACCTGATCACCGTCGGGCCGGGCTCGCTGTTCACCAGCCTGGTGACGAACATGCTGGTGCGCGCCATCCCCGAGGCCATCGCCCGCTCGCGTGCGGTCAAAGTTTTCGTGTGCAACCTGATGACCCAGGCCAACGAGAGCCTGGGGCTGACTGCATCCGAGCACATCAAGGCGATCCGCGAGCATGCGCCGCAAATGGTCTTTGACTATGCCCTGGTCAACGACGCTTACCTCTCCGATCATCTGAAGGCCAAGTACGCGCTGGAGGGCGCGTCGCAAATCGTGGGCGACGTGGAAGCCATCGAGGCCCTGGGCGTGCGTACCGTGATGGGCGACTTCCTGGAGGAAGGGCCGGTGGCCCGCCACGCCACCGAGCGCGTGGCCCGCACCCTGCTCGACCTGGCCGCGGGCACGCTGGGTCCCCAGGCAAGCGCTTCCGAAGCGGTGCGCAGCGCGTTAACGTAG